A genomic window from Salirhabdus salicampi includes:
- the thiL gene encoding thiamine-phosphate kinase codes for MDEFSFIKSVTPSTYYQSTLQKGIGDDAAVFQPNYESVVTSVDTMVEGVHFRLDTMEPYHIGYRALAANISDLAAMGSRPAYYLVSLVIPKTWTEEQLHDLYTGMNTLANRYHMDLIGGDTVSGEQLVISITVMGYVQNGKERYRHNAKAGDIIFVTGSLGDSAFGLHLLMHENRRDEYFINRHRLPTPRVEFSLKMLSINRLCLNDVSDGIANEANEIAEASNVDMHIDYNKLPITGDIKALPKNMQKRFVLSGGEDFELIGTVAQADWQDVLQAAKKANINVSKIGYVETRSKRDPVVYLYDADEQLQLQKTGYTHIKK; via the coding sequence ATGGATGAATTTTCATTTATAAAATCAGTAACTCCATCTACTTATTATCAATCCACACTTCAAAAGGGAATTGGTGATGACGCGGCTGTGTTTCAACCGAATTATGAATCAGTCGTAACGTCTGTTGATACAATGGTTGAGGGTGTACACTTTCGGTTGGATACGATGGAGCCTTATCATATTGGCTATCGTGCTCTTGCAGCTAATATTAGTGATCTTGCCGCTATGGGAAGTAGACCAGCATATTACTTAGTTTCTCTCGTGATTCCGAAAACGTGGACTGAAGAACAACTACATGATTTATACACAGGTATGAATACTTTGGCTAACCGTTATCATATGGACCTAATAGGTGGAGATACTGTGTCAGGAGAACAACTTGTTATTTCTATAACAGTAATGGGTTATGTGCAGAACGGGAAAGAGCGATATCGACATAATGCAAAGGCAGGGGATATCATATTTGTGACAGGCAGCCTAGGTGATTCTGCATTTGGTCTTCATTTACTTATGCATGAAAACAGGAGAGACGAATACTTTATAAATCGTCATCGCCTGCCAACACCTCGTGTAGAATTCTCCCTAAAAATGCTTTCAATTAATCGGCTATGTTTAAATGATGTAAGTGACGGTATTGCTAATGAAGCAAATGAAATAGCAGAGGCATCTAACGTTGATATGCATATTGATTACAACAAATTACCAATAACAGGTGATATAAAGGCACTTCCGAAAAATATGCAGAAAAGGTTCGTACTATCCGGCGGAGAAGACTTCGAGTTAATTGGTACAGTTGCACAAGCTGATTGGCAAGATGTTTTACAGGCAGCAAAGAAGGCAAATATAAATGTAAGTAAAATTGGCTATGTTGAAACGAGGTCAAAAAGAGACCCCGTTGTGTATTTATATGACGCAGATGAACAGTTACAACTACAAAAAACAGGTTATACACATATAAAGAAGTAA
- the tsaE gene encoding tRNA (adenosine(37)-N6)-threonylcarbamoyltransferase complex ATPase subunit type 1 TsaE, with amino-acid sequence MESTCSMKTNNPDETIQFAQKLGRLLKEGDVITLEGNIGAGKTTFTKGLAKALNIKRTVNSPTFTIVKEYEGSLPLYHMDAYRLEDGVEDIGFDEYFHSDGITVVEWPQNVSEFLPRDYLKVMIEYDGEAQRKITLEPVGSRFQTICKELTK; translated from the coding sequence ATGGAAAGCACATGTAGTATGAAAACAAATAATCCGGATGAAACAATTCAGTTTGCACAAAAGCTCGGACGATTGTTAAAAGAAGGCGACGTTATTACATTAGAAGGTAATATTGGGGCAGGAAAAACAACATTTACAAAAGGTTTAGCGAAGGCCTTAAACATAAAGAGAACAGTGAACAGCCCAACCTTCACCATTGTTAAGGAATATGAAGGTTCCCTTCCTTTATATCATATGGATGCGTATCGCCTTGAAGATGGTGTAGAAGACATTGGCTTTGATGAATATTTTCATAGTGATGGGATTACGGTAGTAGAGTGGCCACAAAATGTAAGTGAATTTTTGCCACGTGACTATTTGAAAGTTATGATTGAGTATGATGGGGAAGCGCAAAGAAAGATAACATTAGAACCAGTCGGTAGTCGGTTTCAAACCATTTGCAAGGAGTTAACAAAATGA
- the tsaB gene encoding tRNA (adenosine(37)-N6)-threonylcarbamoyltransferase complex dimerization subunit type 1 TsaB, with amino-acid sequence MNILAIDTSNQVMSVAVLRDNEIIAEFTTNIKKNHSVRLMPAIHRTMEEANIKPKELDKIVVAKGPGSYTGVRIGVTTAKTMAWSLQIPLVGVSSLEVAAYNGCLYDGLICPFFDARRGLVYTGLYESDGHTLQLKLGEQNILMTEWLEKLKHEERKVLFISQHLSIHKDTISSILGSDSVFPLDVQNTPKASLLGIIGANRDGENIHTFAPNYLRLPEAEAKWLKDNEGKG; translated from the coding sequence ATGAACATACTAGCAATTGATACATCAAATCAAGTTATGAGTGTCGCAGTTTTACGTGATAATGAAATCATAGCTGAATTTACGACAAATATAAAGAAGAATCATTCCGTTCGACTCATGCCTGCGATACATCGGACAATGGAGGAAGCAAACATAAAACCTAAGGAGTTGGACAAAATTGTTGTTGCCAAAGGTCCTGGGTCTTATACCGGTGTAAGGATCGGCGTTACAACAGCCAAAACAATGGCATGGTCACTACAAATTCCACTTGTAGGCGTATCAAGTTTAGAAGTTGCAGCATATAATGGCTGTTTATATGATGGACTTATTTGTCCTTTCTTTGATGCCCGTAGAGGTTTAGTCTATACAGGCTTATATGAAAGTGACGGACATACATTACAGCTTAAATTAGGAGAACAAAACATATTAATGACAGAATGGCTTGAGAAGTTGAAGCATGAAGAAAGAAAAGTGTTGTTCATAAGTCAACACCTTTCCATTCATAAAGATACGATTTCCTCAATATTAGGTTCGGATTCTGTTTTTCCTTTAGATGTCCAGAATACTCCTAAAGCATCATTACTAGGAATCATAGGGGCAAACCGAGACGGTGAAAATATACATACATTTGCACCAAACTATTTACGGCTACCTGAAGCAGAAGCGAAATGGTTAAAGGATAATGAGGGAAAAGGATGA
- the rimI gene encoding ribosomal protein S18-alanine N-acetyltransferase translates to MSEVNIRHMRWEDIAEVIEIERLSFSSPWTKQAFEKEIANNMYASYYVMEFRGKIVGYCGLWIVIDNAQITNIAILPNYRGKGLGEKLFQYVLVQARNQGVELLSLEVRVSNVRAQKMYRKFGLQPAGIRKNYYQDNNEDALVMWVKL, encoded by the coding sequence ATGAGCGAAGTGAATATTCGTCATATGAGGTGGGAAGACATTGCTGAGGTGATTGAAATAGAGCGTTTGTCTTTCAGCTCCCCATGGACGAAGCAAGCATTTGAAAAAGAAATTGCCAACAATATGTACGCATCCTACTATGTCATGGAGTTTCGTGGGAAAATTGTTGGGTACTGTGGATTATGGATTGTGATTGATAATGCACAAATAACAAATATTGCGATATTACCTAACTATAGAGGAAAAGGTTTAGGAGAGAAACTCTTTCAGTACGTACTTGTACAGGCTAGAAATCAAGGTGTTGAGCTACTATCTCTTGAAGTAAGGGTATCGAATGTTCGAGCCCAAAAGATGTATCGGAAATTTGGATTACAACCAGCCGGTATACGAAAAAATTATTATCAAGACAATAATGAAGATGCTTTAGTAATGTGGGTGAAATTATGA
- the tsaD gene encoding tRNA (adenosine(37)-N6)-threonylcarbamoyltransferase complex transferase subunit TsaD has protein sequence MINDKNQYILAIETSCDETAVAIIKNGREMVTNQVASQVESHKRFGGVVPEIASRHHIEQITITLEEALMDAQLSMDDIDAVAVTEGPGLVGALLIGVNAAKAIAFAHQKPLIGIHHIAGHIYANRLIEEFQFPLLSLVVSGGHTELILMREHGNFEIIGETRDDAAGEAYDKVAKTLGLPYPGGPHIDRLAHEGEANIDFPRAWLEPDSFDFSFSGLKTAVLNTLHNGKQKGITYAQQDIAASFQDSVLDVLVSKTVKAARKHNVKQLLVAGGVAANKGLRNRLQNEFTNTDVQLVIPPLSLCTDNAAMIGAAASVAFEQGHYAGWELNANPSLSLEKYAKRSK, from the coding sequence ATGATAAACGATAAAAACCAGTATATATTAGCAATAGAAACAAGTTGTGATGAAACAGCTGTTGCGATTATTAAAAATGGACGGGAAATGGTAACGAATCAAGTAGCTTCCCAAGTAGAAAGCCATAAACGGTTTGGTGGTGTTGTACCTGAAATTGCATCACGCCACCACATTGAACAGATTACAATTACGCTAGAAGAGGCACTAATGGATGCCCAACTATCGATGGATGATATTGATGCTGTTGCTGTAACAGAGGGCCCAGGTCTGGTAGGAGCTTTGCTCATAGGGGTAAATGCGGCAAAGGCAATAGCTTTTGCACATCAAAAGCCTTTGATTGGTATCCATCATATCGCAGGCCATATTTATGCCAATCGTTTGATTGAAGAATTTCAGTTTCCCCTTCTGTCCTTAGTTGTATCAGGTGGACATACAGAACTCATTTTAATGCGAGAGCATGGGAATTTTGAGATTATTGGGGAAACCCGGGATGACGCTGCAGGTGAAGCCTATGATAAAGTTGCGAAAACGTTAGGCTTACCCTACCCGGGAGGGCCTCATATCGATCGTTTAGCCCATGAAGGAGAAGCAAATATTGATTTTCCAAGGGCATGGTTGGAGCCAGATTCTTTTGATTTTAGTTTTAGTGGGTTAAAAACAGCAGTATTAAATACATTACATAATGGCAAACAAAAAGGGATTACTTATGCTCAACAGGATATTGCTGCGAGCTTCCAGGATAGTGTTTTAGATGTACTTGTTTCGAAAACAGTAAAAGCCGCTCGAAAGCATAATGTAAAACAACTTCTAGTTGCTGGTGGTGTTGCGGCAAACAAAGGTTTACGAAACAGATTGCAAAACGAATTTACTAACACAGATGTCCAACTCGTTATTCCGCCATTATCGTTATGTACTGATAACGCAGCAATGATAGGGGCAGCTGCAAGTGTTGCCTTTGAACAAGGACACTATGCAGGATGGGAGCTAAATGCTAATCCATCACTCAGCTTAGAAAAGTATGCTAAGAGATCAAAATAG
- a CDS encoding ATP-binding cassette domain-containing protein translates to MILMQLNNIKKYFGADLILSNIKLEVHSRDRLAIVGRNGAGKSTLLKIMSDQMNYDGGEIYKPKDVTIGYLAQHTGLESNATMWEELESIFAHLKKMEQKLRNMELKMADSSYMENEDKYNQLLAAYDELQDKFKREGGFQYEAEIKNVLNGLQFQDYDVQTPIQTLSGGQKTRLALGKLLLSKPDVLILDEPTNHLDIETLHWLEQYIQNYPGAVVIVSHDRYFLDKTVNIVYEIAFQTSKKYYGNYSNYLTLKAEEYERHLKQYEKQQAEVKQLEEFIQKNIARDSTSKRAQSRRKQLEKMELMDRPKLDDKSAKFSFSVERQSGNDVLKVRDLSFHYPNEEHPIFQHVDLNINKGDCIALIGPNGVGKSTILKTIVGMLKPSGGHIQHGTNVQIGYYDQEQTELTGNKTVLHELWDDYPNKPEKEIRTLLGNFLFSGDDVLKPISTLSGGEKARVVLAKLMLKHANFLIMDEPTNHLDLDSKEVLESALIDFPGTILFVSHDRYFINRLATTVVEMLPTGTETFLGDYDYYANKKQEEKERQLLIEAEQRTTNEKEKPDGKNQYQINKEQQRELRKLKRKIETLEEEIEQLEAQIEANGEKMSSPDIASDANRLGEIAKENDELDLKLEKSLEQWSAIQEQIEDLER, encoded by the coding sequence ATGATTTTAATGCAATTAAACAATATAAAAAAATATTTTGGTGCTGACCTTATTTTATCGAATATTAAATTAGAAGTACACAGCCGTGATCGATTAGCCATAGTTGGCCGCAATGGTGCAGGAAAATCTACGTTGTTGAAAATTATGTCTGATCAGATGAATTATGATGGTGGCGAAATCTATAAACCGAAAGACGTAACAATAGGGTATCTAGCCCAACATACAGGGCTAGAGTCAAATGCAACAATGTGGGAAGAGTTAGAGTCGATCTTTGCCCACCTGAAGAAAATGGAACAAAAATTACGTAACATGGAATTAAAAATGGCCGATTCATCCTATATGGAAAATGAGGATAAGTATAATCAATTACTAGCTGCCTATGATGAGCTTCAGGATAAGTTCAAACGTGAAGGCGGCTTCCAATATGAAGCAGAGATTAAAAACGTATTAAATGGGTTACAATTTCAAGATTATGATGTTCAAACACCTATTCAAACATTAAGCGGTGGACAAAAAACACGACTTGCCCTTGGTAAGTTACTCCTATCAAAGCCTGATGTTCTAATTTTGGACGAGCCTACAAATCACTTAGATATTGAAACATTACATTGGCTCGAACAATACATTCAAAATTATCCAGGTGCAGTTGTTATTGTCTCCCACGATCGTTATTTTCTTGATAAAACGGTTAACATTGTTTATGAAATCGCGTTTCAAACATCGAAAAAGTATTACGGTAACTACAGTAATTATTTAACATTGAAGGCTGAAGAATACGAACGTCATTTAAAACAGTACGAAAAGCAACAAGCCGAAGTAAAACAGCTTGAGGAATTTATTCAAAAAAATATTGCACGTGATTCGACTTCAAAACGGGCTCAGAGCCGACGCAAACAACTTGAGAAAATGGAGCTTATGGACAGACCTAAACTGGATGATAAATCAGCAAAGTTTTCCTTTTCTGTTGAACGACAAAGTGGAAATGACGTATTAAAAGTCAGGGATTTATCTTTCCATTATCCAAATGAAGAACATCCTATTTTTCAACACGTTGATCTCAACATTAATAAAGGGGATTGTATTGCCCTAATCGGACCAAACGGTGTAGGAAAATCGACAATTCTTAAGACTATTGTTGGAATGTTGAAGCCTAGTGGTGGTCATATTCAGCATGGTACGAATGTTCAAATTGGGTACTATGATCAAGAGCAAACCGAGTTAACGGGTAACAAAACCGTATTACATGAACTTTGGGACGATTACCCAAATAAACCTGAGAAAGAAATTCGAACACTTTTAGGGAACTTCTTATTTTCTGGTGATGACGTACTTAAACCTATATCCACGTTAAGTGGTGGCGAAAAAGCCAGAGTTGTTCTTGCGAAATTAATGTTGAAACATGCAAATTTCTTGATCATGGATGAACCTACAAACCATTTGGACCTTGATAGTAAAGAGGTATTAGAGTCTGCACTAATTGACTTTCCAGGGACAATACTGTTTGTATCCCACGATCGTTACTTTATTAATCGATTAGCTACGACTGTTGTGGAAATGTTACCTACTGGTACGGAAACTTTTTTAGGGGATTATGATTACTATGCTAATAAAAAGCAAGAAGAAAAAGAACGTCAGTTATTAATAGAAGCCGAGCAAAGAACAACTAACGAAAAAGAGAAGCCTGATGGAAAAAATCAGTATCAAATTAATAAAGAACAGCAACGGGAATTGCGGAAGTTAAAGAGAAAAATTGAAACCTTAGAAGAAGAGATTGAACAGTTAGAAGCTCAAATTGAGGCAAACGGAGAAAAGATGAGTTCTCCTGACATTGCTAGTGACGCTAATCGATTAGGTGAAATTGCGAAAGAAAATGATGAGCTAGATTTGAAGCTTGAAAAAAGCTTAGAACAGTGGAGTGCAATACAAGAACAAATAGAAGATCTAGAAAGATAA
- a CDS encoding redox-sensing transcriptional repressor Rex, with product MNNIEHTKIPQATAKRLPLYYRFINNLYNQGKTRVSSKELSEAVKVDSATIRRDFSYFGALGKKGYGYNVDHLLTFFRETLSQDEVTKVTLIGVGNLGTAFLNYNFTKNNNTKIEIAFDTTPEKVETNIGGVPVYHINQLEEKIGEDISVAILTVPAQAAQPIADRLVKAGIQGILNFTPARITVREHVRVHHIDLSVELQALVYFLKHYPLYENNEAE from the coding sequence ATGAATAATATTGAACATACGAAAATCCCTCAGGCAACTGCAAAGCGTTTACCACTATATTATCGTTTTATAAACAATTTATATAACCAAGGAAAAACGAGAGTATCCTCTAAAGAATTAAGTGAAGCGGTAAAAGTAGATTCTGCTACGATACGTAGAGATTTTTCCTACTTCGGAGCACTAGGGAAAAAAGGATATGGGTATAATGTGGATCATTTATTAACGTTTTTCCGAGAAACATTAAGTCAAGATGAAGTAACGAAGGTAACGTTAATTGGCGTAGGAAACTTAGGGACAGCCTTTCTTAACTACAACTTTACAAAAAATAATAATACAAAGATCGAAATAGCCTTTGATACTACACCTGAAAAAGTAGAGACAAACATTGGTGGTGTACCTGTATATCACATTAATCAATTGGAAGAAAAAATTGGTGAGGATATATCTGTTGCTATTTTAACTGTGCCAGCACAGGCGGCACAACCGATAGCTGACAGACTTGTGAAAGCTGGTATTCAAGGGATATTAAATTTTACTCCAGCAAGAATTACAGTGCGTGAACATGTGCGTGTTCACCACATTGATTTATCAGTTGAATTACAAGCGCTCGTCTATTTTTTAAAGCATTATCCACTGTATGAAAATAATGAAGCAGAATAA
- a CDS encoding MDR family MFS transporter — MSKIPAKWLVVISVLFGTFTVILNNSMLNPVLPYFMDLFNADAVSVGWVLTIFMVAMGITMPITGYVGDRFGKKKVYIYGLMLFMIGSTLGALSQSLSFIIMSRAIQGIAGGLMMPNAMALIFHAFPRNERGLAVGIYGIAAMVAPAIGPTIGGLITEFFAWQFLFAFNIPFALVGVLFSTKYLKPTPAKPELKFDYIGFILVTIGVGSILFALSRGSTLELITAPSNIALIVIGILFVISFVFYELKQPQPLLELRVFKVRTYRMSIIVTSAASIGLFSGLFLLPLLIQQVYGLSLTMTGLLFLPAALLSGVFMTVGGKLLDLKGPRAVVPPGLVIMGIATLALGFVDLTSSYWYILLLNCIRGVGMGLGNMPATTAGMNSIPEKLVAQGSAMNNVLRQITSSFGIVFFAIYYELRRGYIILQNKTMEEASLQAINEAFIVSAVVILLAVPAGFLLKGTVEQEKKETE; from the coding sequence GTGAGTAAAATACCGGCGAAATGGCTAGTTGTCATATCGGTTTTGTTTGGGACGTTTACCGTCATTTTAAATAATAGTATGTTAAATCCTGTTTTACCTTACTTTATGGATTTATTTAATGCTGATGCAGTTTCTGTTGGATGGGTATTAACGATCTTCATGGTTGCTATGGGGATTACCATGCCGATTACTGGCTATGTAGGTGATCGATTCGGGAAAAAGAAAGTTTATATTTATGGGTTAATGTTATTTATGATTGGTTCTACTCTAGGAGCATTATCTCAATCTTTAAGCTTTATTATCATGTCCCGTGCTATCCAGGGTATTGCTGGTGGGTTAATGATGCCTAATGCGATGGCGCTCATTTTTCATGCATTCCCTCGTAATGAGAGAGGACTAGCTGTTGGCATTTATGGTATTGCGGCTATGGTTGCTCCCGCAATCGGTCCTACAATTGGAGGATTGATTACTGAATTTTTCGCATGGCAATTTTTATTTGCATTTAATATTCCGTTTGCCCTTGTAGGGGTGTTATTTTCGACTAAGTATTTAAAGCCGACACCTGCAAAGCCGGAACTGAAATTCGATTACATAGGCTTTATTCTTGTGACGATAGGTGTAGGATCAATTTTGTTTGCCTTAAGCAGAGGGTCAACCTTGGAACTTATTACAGCACCAAGTAATATAGCATTAATTGTAATTGGTATTCTATTTGTAATTTCGTTCGTGTTCTATGAATTAAAGCAACCTCAACCATTGTTAGAATTACGTGTCTTTAAAGTACGAACATATCGTATGTCAATTATCGTCACATCTGCTGCTTCCATCGGTTTATTTTCTGGCTTGTTTTTATTACCTTTATTAATACAACAAGTGTATGGGCTCAGCTTAACGATGACTGGGCTACTCTTTTTACCTGCTGCACTTTTAAGTGGTGTGTTCATGACGGTAGGGGGAAAACTATTAGATTTAAAAGGGCCACGTGCAGTTGTGCCCCCTGGTTTAGTGATCATGGGTATAGCAACATTAGCTTTAGGATTTGTCGATTTAACGAGCTCTTATTGGTACATTTTGTTGTTAAATTGTATTCGTGGAGTTGGGATGGGATTAGGTAATATGCCTGCGACGACAGCAGGCATGAACTCCATCCCCGAAAAGCTTGTAGCACAAGGATCAGCTATGAATAACGTATTACGCCAAATTACATCCTCGTTTGGAATTGTATTTTTTGCCATTTATTATGAACTAAGACGTGGTTATATAATATTACAGAATAAAACGATGGAAGAAGCAAGTTTGCAGGCTATTAATGAAGCTTTTATCGTTTCCGCAGTAGTTATATTGTTAGCAGTCCCTGCTGGATTCCTATTAAAGGGAACAGTAGAACAAGAGAAAAAAGAAACCGAATGA
- a CDS encoding YdiK family protein, whose translation MRASPLFMAAIYFFMGVVFTYIAIQSADETVWNFTTIVLTIVATFDFAVGIKLVNIHFRLKNANNKKE comes from the coding sequence ATGCGTGCATCACCATTGTTTATGGCTGCAATCTATTTCTTTATGGGAGTTGTATTCACTTATATCGCTATCCAAAGTGCGGACGAAACGGTATGGAACTTCACTACAATCGTCCTGACCATTGTAGCAACTTTCGATTTTGCAGTTGGCATTAAACTCGTTAACATACACTTTCGCTTAAAAAATGCGAATAACAAAAAAGAATAG
- a CDS encoding CPBP family intramembrane glutamic endopeptidase — MPKRYWYVILTYVLAQFSIIIGAPLLQALGAPDRLSAAVWWNLFSFSTAFIILLLLLKPDMRQVNERNASVGYVLKWSLLGIVMAFFTQYFVALFEIYVLNIDAASENTIGMMEIARQSPIFLIVLALLAPILEELVFRKVIFGSIYKRTNSFLIAAVISALIFGVLHGEFEHLLRYASMGIVFAYLYVKTKRIIVPIVAHMSMNGLVAIVQYNLSPEDIEKMRQQLEQLQTIFIGG; from the coding sequence TTGCCGAAAAGATATTGGTATGTTATTTTAACTTATGTTCTAGCTCAATTCTCCATCATCATTGGTGCACCTTTATTACAAGCTTTAGGTGCCCCTGACAGACTATCAGCAGCAGTATGGTGGAACTTATTTAGTTTTTCAACAGCCTTCATTATTTTGTTACTTTTATTAAAACCTGACATGAGACAAGTTAACGAACGTAACGCAAGTGTTGGTTATGTTTTGAAATGGTCACTTCTCGGAATTGTCATGGCCTTCTTTACGCAATATTTCGTTGCCTTATTTGAAATTTATGTATTAAATATTGATGCTGCGTCAGAAAACACAATAGGTATGATGGAAATTGCACGACAAAGTCCAATTTTCCTTATTGTTTTAGCATTGCTTGCTCCCATATTAGAAGAGCTCGTATTCCGAAAAGTTATTTTTGGAAGTATATATAAAAGGACAAATAGCTTTCTCATCGCTGCGGTCATTTCAGCTTTAATATTCGGAGTACTACATGGTGAGTTCGAACATTTATTACGCTACGCTTCAATGGGAATTGTGTTTGCGTATCTTTATGTAAAGACAAAGCGAATTATTGTTCCAATTGTTGCTCATATGTCTATGAATGGACTAGTTGCTATAGTTCAGTACAATTTATCACCTGAAGATATTGAAAAAATGAGACAACAACTGGAGCAGCTTCAAACTATTTTTATTGGAGGATAA
- the groES gene encoding co-chaperone GroES yields MLKPLGDRVVIEVVEQEEKTSSGIVLPDSAKEKPQEGKVVAVGTGRITDNGEKVALEVSEGDRVVYSKYAGTEVKYDGKEYLILRENDILAIVG; encoded by the coding sequence ATGTTAAAACCACTAGGTGATCGAGTTGTCATCGAAGTTGTAGAGCAAGAGGAAAAAACTTCAAGCGGTATTGTACTTCCTGACTCCGCGAAGGAAAAGCCACAGGAGGGCAAAGTCGTTGCGGTTGGAACAGGGCGCATAACAGATAATGGAGAAAAGGTTGCTCTTGAAGTATCAGAAGGCGACCGTGTCGTATACTCCAAATATGCAGGTACAGAAGTGAAATATGATGGTAAAGAATACTTAATTCTTCGTGAAAATGATATTTTAGCGATTGTAGGCTAA